One stretch of candidate division TA06 bacterium DNA includes these proteins:
- a CDS encoding aminopeptidase — protein MDKAVSKDDISRFSEVFDADPKNVLALNAVAKSGIGAVALNREVVNRVHHTYSHLIETPEVTNQKKSGRCWLFAGLNAFRLTATKKLNLEKFELSQAYLMFWDKLEKANFFLENIIKTRDEPLDGRLVMWLLANALPDGGQWDMFVNLIKKYGVVPKFAMPETESSSQSGPMNAVLVAKLREYAQVLRNMHADAASTDEMRSKKGEQMTEFYKMLTIHLGRPPQSFLWEWRDKDKEFHRHGNITPQKFFEEFVGSDTDDMVCLINAPTKDKPYDKLYTVQYLGNVAGGEIVRYLNVPMEVLKKATAAMIADDRAVWFGCDVGKMMERKMGILDNELYDYELVFGSQFKLDKAGRLDYGHSKMTHAMVLTGVDLDDTGKPIKWRVENSWGKKIGDKGYFVMADNWFNEFLYEVTVSKKYLTPKLLEVLDTEPVVLPPWDPMGALARNE, from the coding sequence ATGGACAAAGCTGTCAGTAAAGATGATATATCGCGTTTTTCGGAGGTCTTTGACGCGGATCCCAAGAACGTCCTTGCGTTGAATGCTGTTGCCAAGAGCGGAATCGGTGCCGTGGCATTGAACAGAGAAGTCGTGAATCGAGTTCACCACACATATTCGCATCTGATAGAAACACCTGAAGTTACGAACCAAAAGAAGAGTGGCAGGTGTTGGCTGTTTGCGGGGCTGAATGCATTTCGCCTCACTGCTACGAAGAAACTGAACCTGGAGAAGTTTGAACTCTCACAAGCCTATCTGATGTTCTGGGACAAGCTCGAAAAAGCGAACTTCTTTCTTGAAAACATCATTAAGACGCGCGATGAACCACTCGACGGAAGGCTGGTGATGTGGCTACTGGCAAACGCCCTTCCGGATGGCGGTCAGTGGGACATGTTTGTGAACCTCATAAAGAAATATGGCGTGGTCCCCAAGTTTGCAATGCCCGAAACAGAAAGCAGCAGTCAATCGGGCCCCATGAATGCTGTTCTTGTCGCCAAACTGCGTGAGTACGCGCAGGTCCTACGGAATATGCACGCGGATGCTGCCTCCACAGATGAAATGCGGTCAAAGAAAGGCGAGCAGATGACAGAGTTCTACAAGATGCTTACTATCCATCTTGGTAGGCCGCCGCAAAGCTTCTTGTGGGAATGGCGGGATAAGGACAAGGAGTTCCACAGACACGGCAACATCACACCACAGAAGTTCTTTGAGGAATTCGTGGGCTCCGACACGGACGACATGGTTTGCCTGATAAACGCTCCAACAAAAGACAAACCATATGACAAACTTTACACGGTGCAGTATTTAGGCAATGTAGCAGGTGGAGAAATTGTCCGCTATCTTAATGTCCCAATGGAAGTACTCAAGAAGGCTACTGCTGCCATGATTGCTGATGATAGAGCCGTCTGGTTCGGCTGTGATGTCGGAAAGATGATGGAACGCAAGATGGGTATCCTCGACAACGAGCTGTACGACTATGAGCTTGTCTTTGGTTCTCAGTTCAAATTGGACAAAGCGGGTAGGTTGGATTACGGCCACAGCAAGATGACTCACGCGATGGTGCTCACGGGGGTCGATCTTGACGACACCGGCAAGCCAATCAAATGGCGCGTTGAAAACAGCTGGGGGAAGAAAATCGGCGACAAGGGTTATTTTGTAATGGCCGACAACTGGTTTAATGAATTCCTCTATGAGGTAACAGTAAGCAAGAAATACCTGACTCCAAAACTGCTGGAAGTACTCGATACCGAGCCAGTTGTGCTCCCTCCGTGGGACCCGATGGGAGCGCTTGCCAGAAATGAATAA
- the rsgA gene encoding ribosome small subunit-dependent GTPase A, producing MRRRSMPPAPRSFHPMWRFWRLIVVSTLALCAWLHIERRAKRMDNSHTGDMKSGRVFKKSLGQYFVKADGRTVACSISSKLRKRLIYPVADPSSIRPHVVSVKDIRTVDPIAVGDIVSFLDAGDGSGLITEVQHRETKLSRRAAGRKLREQVIVVNIDQVVPVFSVARPKPKWRLLDRYLTDAEAAEVPVLICMTKMDLAKGEEVEEELSVYEDIGYPVVRTSAVTGLGLEEAKEALKGRVSVFLGKSGVGKTTLLNAIQPGLDLRVKEVSEATRKGKHTTSHLEMFELDFGGSVVDTPGMRELGLWNIDDEHMANLFREMRPYIGQCRFGLDCSHTHEPGCAVKEAVKTGDIAERRYESYVRMRR from the coding sequence ATGAGAAGGCGATCCATGCCACCGGCACCAAGAAGTTTCCATCCGATGTGGAGGTTCTGGAGGCTGATCGTGGTCAGTACATTGGCTTTGTGCGCATGGTTGCACATAGAAAGGAGAGCAAAAAGAATGGACAATAGCCATACAGGAGATATGAAATCTGGAAGAGTATTCAAGAAGAGCCTGGGCCAGTATTTTGTGAAGGCGGATGGCCGGACTGTGGCATGCTCCATCTCAAGTAAGTTACGGAAGCGTCTCATCTATCCGGTTGCTGACCCCAGCTCTATTCGACCCCATGTTGTGTCAGTAAAGGACATCAGGACCGTCGATCCAATTGCAGTCGGGGACATAGTCAGCTTCCTTGATGCAGGTGATGGATCTGGCTTGATAACTGAGGTCCAGCACAGGGAAACGAAATTGAGTCGTCGGGCTGCTGGACGCAAGCTCCGCGAACAAGTCATTGTCGTAAACATAGACCAGGTTGTGCCGGTCTTTTCAGTTGCTCGTCCCAAGCCGAAGTGGCGGCTCTTGGATCGTTACCTGACAGACGCGGAAGCGGCTGAGGTTCCGGTACTCATCTGTATGACGAAAATGGATTTGGCAAAGGGGGAAGAGGTCGAGGAGGAACTCTCTGTCTACGAAGACATAGGCTATCCAGTCGTCAGGACCAGTGCGGTTACTGGCCTGGGCCTGGAGGAAGCTAAGGAGGCTTTGAAGGGTCGTGTATCTGTCTTCCTCGGCAAGTCCGGCGTAGGCAAGACGACATTGCTTAACGCAATCCAGCCAGGCCTTGACCTTCGCGTGAAGGAGGTGAGCGAAGCTACAAGGAAGGGGAAGCATACAACGAGTCATCTTGAGATGTTTGAGCTGGACTTCGGGGGCAGTGTTGTTGATACGCCGGGAATGAGAGAGCTGGGTCTGTGGAATATCGATGACGAGCATATGGCCAATCTGTTTCGCGAGATGCGGCCCTACATAGGACAATGTCGATTTGGTCTTGACTGCAGTCACACACATGAGCCAGGGTGTGCAGTGAAAGAGGCCGTGAAAACAGGAGACATAGCTGAGCGGAGGTATGAGAGCTATGTGCGTATGAGGCGATAG
- a CDS encoding methyltransferase domain-containing protein, producing the protein MSPSKGDLASMLKLEQFPMSSKYDAEWVLENQMGPSSLWLAEWLCSDMELKPGMRVLDMGCGKALSSIFLAREFGVQVWATDLWIEAADNWKRIRDAGLEDQVFPIHAEAHSLPYAEEFFDAIVCIDSYHYYGTDDLYLKYFVRFVRTGRQIGIMVPGLMRDFESDTLPEYLTKKQKSGGVFWDPSECFSFHTTTWWRRLWEQTGLVQVELVDTMPDGWKVWLQHEKAIHATGTKKFPSDVEVLEADRGQYIGFVRMVAHRKESKKNGQ; encoded by the coding sequence ATGAGTCCAAGCAAAGGAGATCTGGCGTCAATGCTGAAGCTTGAGCAGTTCCCAATGTCTTCGAAGTACGATGCTGAATGGGTGTTGGAGAATCAAATGGGGCCAAGTTCACTCTGGCTTGCTGAGTGGCTGTGCAGTGACATGGAATTGAAGCCTGGCATGCGAGTGCTGGATATGGGTTGCGGGAAAGCTCTGAGTTCGATTTTTCTGGCGAGAGAGTTTGGCGTTCAGGTATGGGCGACCGACCTCTGGATCGAGGCTGCAGACAATTGGAAGCGGATTCGCGATGCGGGGCTTGAGGATCAGGTCTTTCCAATCCATGCCGAAGCTCACTCACTCCCGTACGCTGAAGAGTTCTTTGATGCGATTGTCTGCATCGATTCCTACCACTACTATGGCACTGACGATCTCTATCTCAAGTATTTCGTCAGGTTTGTCAGGACCGGGAGACAGATCGGCATCATGGTCCCTGGATTGATGCGCGATTTTGAAAGTGACACTCTACCAGAATACTTGACGAAGAAACAGAAGAGTGGAGGTGTTTTCTGGGACCCTAGTGAGTGCTTCAGCTTCCACACGACAACGTGGTGGCGTCGGCTATGGGAGCAGACTGGCTTGGTGCAGGTGGAGCTCGTGGACACAATGCCAGATGGCTGGAAGGTCTGGCTCCAGCATGAGAAGGCGATCCATGCCACCGGCACCAAGAAGTTTCCATCCGATGTGGAGGTTCTGGAGGCTGATCGTGGTCAGTACATTGGCTTTGTGCGCATGGTTGCACATAGAAAGGAGAGCAAAAAGAATGGACAATAG
- a CDS encoding GNAT family N-acetyltransferase translates to MTENDVEAKIFGVLQKSAEGLQSEEIAANLGLTRHTVAKYLEVLRAKNKIHYRKVGRTKLWKTLFADIHIRSLEKGDVDTILEIMSNIGRPTAGEEEESLSYLRETVERHIERNEPLMNLGAELDKRLVGFVMGEIRAWEFGQREKTGWIKVLGVDPDYQGMGAGRKLGEALLSNFKASGVARVRTLVNWYEGDLLSYFRTLGFNTLNIIPLETKVTTRDRI, encoded by the coding sequence ATGACTGAAAACGACGTAGAGGCCAAGATATTTGGGGTTCTGCAGAAGTCTGCTGAGGGGTTGCAGAGTGAGGAGATCGCCGCCAATCTGGGTCTCACCCGCCACACTGTTGCCAAATACCTTGAGGTCCTCAGAGCCAAGAACAAAATCCACTACAGAAAGGTGGGCAGAACGAAGCTCTGGAAGACCCTCTTCGCAGACATCCACATCCGCTCGCTTGAAAAAGGCGACGTAGACACGATACTTGAAATAATGTCGAACATCGGTCGTCCGACAGCAGGAGAAGAAGAAGAATCTCTATCATACTTAAGAGAGACGGTGGAGCGTCACATAGAGAGAAATGAACCCTTGATGAACCTTGGCGCAGAGCTTGACAAGAGACTGGTCGGCTTCGTCATGGGTGAGATAAGGGCGTGGGAATTCGGCCAAAGGGAGAAGACGGGCTGGATAAAGGTTCTTGGTGTTGATCCAGACTATCAGGGAATGGGAGCCGGGAGGAAGCTTGGAGAGGCACTCCTTTCCAACTTCAAAGCGAGCGGAGTAGCCAGGGTCAGGACGCTGGTTAACTGGTACGAAGGTGACCTTCTCTCCTACTTCAGGACTCTCGGTTTCAACACGCTGAACATCATACCGCTTGAAACAAAGGTCACCACGAGGGATCGAATATGA
- the bzdN gene encoding benzoyl-CoA reductase, bzd-type, subunit N: MKMKEMFKEFYEARHEYAKEWKKKNRGKVMGYFCTYVPEEMLYAAGVLPVRILGSHEPQDLTEPHIFGMFCPFCRDCLAQGLKGRFDYLDGIMIAQSCLHVRQAYTSWDLHIPTEYSYYLSTPHHVQSPRAIPYLAGELEDFKKSLEGWLGKKITDANLDKGIQIMNTNRSLLRELYELRKQEAPPLTGLDAMYAVVSGQMIDKVEHNRILEDTLKSLKNKQPERPTGSRLMLIGSEDDDTGFIEMVESLGATFVIDDHCTGSRYIWEDVKPNGDRLTAIAERYVKRVPCPTKDWPLRNRLPHILKLAKEYKVEGAVIAQQKFCDPHELDIPAIKKLLEENSIPTLFLELDVTVPIGQFKVRVEAFLEMLSEEDLF, from the coding sequence ATGAAGATGAAGGAGATGTTCAAGGAGTTTTACGAAGCCAGGCATGAGTACGCCAAGGAATGGAAGAAGAAGAACCGCGGCAAAGTAATGGGTTATTTCTGTACATACGTGCCAGAGGAGATGCTTTACGCCGCGGGAGTTCTTCCGGTCCGAATTCTGGGAAGCCATGAACCCCAGGACCTGACCGAACCTCACATCTTTGGGATGTTCTGCCCGTTTTGCAGAGACTGTCTGGCTCAGGGTTTGAAGGGAAGGTTCGACTACCTGGATGGTATAATGATAGCTCAGTCCTGCCTGCACGTGAGGCAGGCCTACACTTCGTGGGACCTTCACATACCTACAGAGTACTCATACTATCTCTCCACACCTCATCACGTTCAGTCTCCTCGGGCTATCCCCTACCTGGCAGGTGAACTGGAGGATTTCAAAAAGTCACTCGAAGGGTGGCTGGGCAAGAAGATAACTGATGCGAACCTTGACAAAGGTATCCAAATCATGAACACAAACAGATCGCTCCTGCGAGAACTATACGAGCTCAGAAAACAGGAAGCGCCGCCTCTCACAGGGCTCGATGCGATGTATGCTGTTGTTTCAGGCCAGATGATAGACAAGGTTGAACACAACCGCATACTTGAGGACACATTGAAGAGTCTAAAGAACAAACAGCCTGAAAGGCCAACAGGAAGCAGACTGATGCTAATAGGCAGCGAAGATGACGATACAGGCTTTATAGAGATGGTGGAATCCCTGGGAGCCACTTTTGTAATAGATGACCACTGCACTGGTTCGCGCTATATCTGGGAAGACGTAAAACCTAACGGAGACAGATTGACTGCAATAGCAGAAAGATACGTCAAACGAGTACCATGCCCCACAAAAGATTGGCCGCTGAGAAACCGCCTTCCTCACATTCTCAAACTTGCAAAGGAGTACAAGGTGGAAGGTGCAGTCATCGCTCAACAGAAGTTCTGTGACCCGCACGAACTGGACATACCCGCAATCAAAAAGCTGCTCGAAGAGAATAGCATACCCACCTTATTCCTTGAGTTGGATGTGACTGTTCCCATTGGACAGTTCAAAGTCCGGGTTGAAGCATTCCTGGAGATGCTGAGCGAAGAAGATCTATTCTGA
- the bzdO gene encoding benzoyl-CoA reductase, bzd-type, subunit O, whose product MAKYETERLKCWNKAKELRKNFYEDYAKAHEKGGIRWAGGAWSIGSIPAGLGRDVYPITSEPYAASIAFDRPFSEECLAAIEKEGYARDLCSYMRNYWGSVLLNKYAFGGEFPTPDFIWQDHICCSHAKWYQVVKDIEEKDIPYFCLDVAVGPYSELNENKLNYVVGQLHDAIEWMEKLTGRNYQDELLIEAVNDECRSTSVWAEVCALNKAIPAPLDEKSMYSLYVLGTLKKHSKDIADFYEELRDEVKDRVDRGIAAVGNERCRVMTDTQPPWGFLKIFRYMEKFGCISVGSLYTFGLIGMWEDKPDGTWGPKTTPQQKGIEIKDRDEALRIIAEWNLSKPEWQHFYHPKHKTDMMVRIAKEWKLDGVMLHYNRGCEGLSIGIAENRLGIQEAGFPVMTFEGNMGDEREFDEAKTVGRIDTFMESLGFSKDEE is encoded by the coding sequence ATGGCGAAGTATGAAACTGAACGGCTGAAGTGCTGGAACAAGGCGAAAGAGTTGAGAAAGAATTTCTACGAAGATTACGCGAAAGCCCATGAAAAGGGTGGCATAAGATGGGCTGGAGGTGCGTGGTCCATAGGTTCGATTCCGGCCGGACTGGGAAGAGACGTCTACCCGATCACTTCTGAGCCGTACGCTGCCAGCATTGCATTTGACAGACCCTTCTCAGAAGAATGCCTCGCGGCGATCGAAAAAGAAGGGTATGCCAGGGACCTGTGTTCATACATGCGCAACTACTGGGGAAGTGTTTTGTTGAACAAGTACGCCTTTGGCGGAGAGTTTCCCACTCCTGACTTCATCTGGCAGGATCATATATGCTGCAGCCACGCAAAATGGTACCAGGTGGTGAAGGACATAGAAGAAAAGGACATACCCTACTTCTGCCTTGATGTGGCTGTTGGTCCTTACAGCGAGTTGAATGAGAACAAATTGAACTATGTCGTGGGCCAACTGCACGACGCCATCGAATGGATGGAGAAGCTGACAGGCCGGAACTACCAAGACGAACTGCTCATAGAGGCGGTCAATGATGAGTGCAGATCAACATCTGTCTGGGCTGAGGTGTGCGCGCTGAACAAGGCAATACCAGCACCTCTCGATGAGAAATCCATGTATTCGCTTTATGTCCTGGGCACTCTCAAAAAGCACTCCAAGGATATTGCAGACTTCTACGAGGAGTTGAGAGATGAGGTGAAGGACAGAGTTGACCGGGGTATTGCCGCTGTTGGAAATGAACGGTGCCGGGTGATGACTGACACTCAGCCTCCCTGGGGATTCTTGAAGATATTTAGATATATGGAAAAGTTCGGTTGCATCTCTGTCGGTTCTCTCTACACCTTTGGCCTCATCGGAATGTGGGAAGACAAACCTGACGGGACGTGGGGGCCCAAGACGACCCCGCAGCAAAAGGGGATTGAAATCAAGGACAGGGATGAGGCCTTGAGAATCATTGCTGAGTGGAATCTGTCTAAGCCAGAGTGGCAGCACTTCTATCATCCAAAGCACAAGACCGACATGATGGTGAGAATCGCCAAAGAGTGGAAGCTGGACGGGGTGATGCTTCACTACAACAGGGGATGCGAGGGATTGAGCATTGGGATAGCAGAGAACAGACTTGGCATACAGGAAGCTGGATTCCCTGTCATGACCTTCGAAGGAAACATGGGAGATGAAAGAGAGTTCGATGAGGCGAAAACCGTGGGTAGAATCGACACATTCATGGAAAGTCTCGGATTCAGCAAGGATGAAGAGTAG
- a CDS encoding CoA activase — protein sequence MVTAGIDVGAKSVKVVLLESGKVTSRSLKTIGLNTEAAINEAFESALSNNGIKREEISKIIATGAGRKEVKFADGELTEVGASAKGAHHLLDSARTVIDIGAEEGRAIKVNEKGKVADFAINEKCAAGAGAFTEAMSRALEVDLEDFGKLSLKSQKAIPMNAQCAVFAESEVVSLIHAKTRKEDIARAVHDAIADRIVSMARRVGIAKDVIVVGGVARNIGFIDSLKRTLETDVVVPEYPEYAAALGTALHAAETGGQ from the coding sequence ATGGTGACAGCAGGAATAGACGTAGGCGCGAAGAGCGTGAAAGTGGTATTACTTGAGAGTGGCAAGGTGACGTCCAGGAGTCTCAAAACAATTGGCCTCAACACTGAGGCGGCCATTAACGAAGCCTTTGAAAGCGCCCTCTCCAACAACGGAATCAAACGTGAAGAGATCTCAAAGATCATAGCCACAGGCGCGGGCAGAAAAGAGGTGAAGTTTGCCGACGGAGAATTGACAGAAGTCGGTGCCTCGGCAAAAGGTGCCCACCATCTCCTCGACTCGGCCCGCACTGTGATAGACATTGGAGCTGAGGAAGGTCGGGCCATAAAGGTAAACGAAAAAGGTAAGGTGGCTGACTTCGCCATAAACGAGAAATGTGCCGCGGGCGCAGGCGCCTTCACTGAAGCGATGTCAAGAGCTCTGGAGGTTGACCTGGAAGACTTCGGAAAGCTCTCGCTGAAGTCCCAGAAGGCCATTCCCATGAACGCACAGTGTGCTGTGTTTGCAGAAAGCGAAGTCGTTTCTCTTATCCACGCCAAGACCCGCAAAGAGGACATAGCCCGGGCAGTCCACGATGCGATAGCAGACAGGATAGTTTCTATGGCAAGACGTGTCGGTATCGCAAAGGACGTTATCGTGGTAGGAGGAGTTGCAAGAAACATTGGTTTCATAGATTCACTGAAACGCACTCTCGAGACTGACGTGGTTGTGCCAGAATACCCTGAGTACGCAGCAGCACTTGGAACCGCCCTACATGCGGCAGAAACCGGAGGTCAATAA
- the bzdQ gene encoding benzoyl-CoA reductase, bzd-type, subunit Q, whose product MSQDFWRWTEYRKTMPDVDWKKAQILTAGVDVGSVSSQAVVMADGKLFAYSNMRTGSDSPESAQKAMDWALEETGLTLDKIQFTVGTGYGRVNVPFANRAITEIACHARGANYLYGSSVRTVLDMGGQDCKAIRCDERGKVTNFLMNDKCAAGTGRGMEVFAELLQVPITEIGQMSLDIDEEPEPVSSTCVVFAKSEATGLLREGWPKNKVIAAYCSAMAHRIVTLLERIGIEKDFAITGGIAKNPGVVTRLNKELGIEPLKTEYDTQTAGAIGGALFGYALVKKGKAKAGAS is encoded by the coding sequence ATGTCGCAGGATTTCTGGAGATGGACTGAATACAGAAAGACTATGCCTGATGTTGACTGGAAGAAGGCTCAAATCCTGACGGCAGGTGTCGATGTGGGATCGGTTAGCTCTCAGGCGGTCGTCATGGCGGACGGGAAGCTCTTCGCGTACAGCAACATGAGGACAGGTTCAGACAGTCCGGAGTCTGCTCAAAAAGCGATGGACTGGGCCCTTGAAGAGACAGGACTCACCCTGGATAAAATTCAGTTCACTGTGGGTACAGGATACGGCAGGGTGAACGTCCCCTTCGCCAATAGGGCGATTACTGAGATTGCATGCCACGCAAGGGGAGCAAACTATTTGTACGGCTCTTCAGTCCGGACTGTTCTCGACATGGGCGGTCAGGACTGCAAGGCGATTCGCTGCGATGAGAGAGGCAAGGTGACAAACTTTCTCATGAACGACAAGTGTGCCGCGGGAACCGGCCGCGGCATGGAAGTTTTTGCTGAGCTCCTGCAGGTACCCATAACCGAGATCGGTCAGATGTCTCTGGACATAGACGAAGAACCAGAGCCGGTATCATCGACATGCGTCGTATTTGCTAAATCTGAGGCGACGGGTCTGCTGAGGGAAGGATGGCCCAAGAACAAGGTGATAGCAGCTTACTGTTCAGCAATGGCTCACCGGATTGTCACGCTCCTGGAGAGAATCGGGATTGAAAAGGATTTCGCCATTACCGGTGGCATCGCAAAAAATCCAGGTGTGGTGACACGGTTAAACAAGGAACTGGGCATCGAACCACTCAAGACCGAATATGACACGCAAACCGCAGGGGCCATCGGCGGCGCCCTTTTTGGATACGCACTGGTGAAGAAAGGCAAAGCAAAGGCAGGTGCGAGTTGA
- a CDS encoding 4Fe-4S dicluster domain-containing protein: MIANYGYMDGSGQYFIKIDSDKCDGCGDCVTACPAGVLEVGEDENDPFREEPVVKVTEDQRKKIKYSCGPCKPVANRPPLPCMAACKPGAIEHSW, from the coding sequence TTGATAGCAAACTACGGGTACATGGACGGCAGCGGCCAGTACTTCATAAAGATAGACTCAGACAAGTGCGATGGATGTGGAGACTGTGTGACCGCGTGCCCGGCTGGGGTCCTTGAGGTGGGTGAAGATGAGAACGACCCATTCCGTGAGGAGCCTGTGGTCAAAGTCACTGAGGATCAACGAAAGAAGATCAAATACTCATGCGGGCCCTGTAAGCCTGTTGCCAACAGACCTCCTCTCCCCTGTATGGCAGCCTGCAAGCCCGGAGCGATCGAACACTCCTGGTAA
- a CDS encoding FAD-dependent oxidoreductase has product MKLVIDGQTVEARPESTILEAALETQIYIPAICYHPDLPTFSKAEPSGGIFGGVEKITSEENAKYQGCGLCIVEVDWRSGPVLSCETEAEDGMVIKTNTEKIKDKRQEALARILKDHPRACLLCTQKEGCSREPCSEDVPMEERCCPLLGKCELEKIADFVGVPQNPGKYKSLRIPLLDDEPLFKRDYNLCIGCMRCVRACKDLRGVEALGYVIKNGTTYLGTINGSKLKDAGCRFCGACVEVCPTGALTDIKPFTLSEKEKVLVPCRDACPAGIDVPAYVRAIGRGETDRALSIIYESAPLPGILGMVCHHPCEDVCRRKEIEEPISICGIKRFAAENGKLTHASPLLPSTGKKVAVIGSGPAGLSTAHFLKLKGHQVTVFEREEKPGGILRYGIPAYRLPDAVLDSEISTVLDGIELKTEAALGQDFQLKDLADEGFDCVFLCTGAGESKKLEIPGSDSEGVYWGLDFLKEINKGDKPALGENVAVIGGGNVAFDVALCCLRLGVRQVTVVCLECKSEMPAFNKEIDTAKEEAVRIMNSWGPKEIECADGKVKGVFLKKCTEVFDKKGNFSPQYDESVVEHIDADNVILSIGQEPDVDLISLPGMPEHDSSRLLRAEDTRTNIPTVFAGGDATRGPSSVIEAVADGRKAADEIDRFLGGRGPVRTSGPQPANPEIGRDEQFCERLRVAMPCADPYERGKSFTPIELGYGEKEAGIEANRCLQCDLRLQITEATLPPEKWILLDREALNEIPEKEGVYQLAGEKKMVTKIAGTQNLLQSLTAELDSENGKYFWFEEDPMYTKRESELIQQHLQKYGELPGAGEEDLDDLF; this is encoded by the coding sequence TTGAAACTGGTCATAGACGGTCAGACCGTAGAGGCTAGACCGGAAAGCACAATTCTTGAAGCAGCTCTAGAGACACAGATATATATCCCTGCCATCTGTTACCATCCGGATTTGCCGACATTCTCAAAGGCTGAACCCTCGGGGGGGATATTTGGGGGAGTTGAGAAAATCACTTCAGAAGAAAATGCAAAATACCAAGGGTGCGGTCTTTGCATTGTTGAGGTGGATTGGAGAAGTGGTCCAGTCCTTTCATGTGAAACAGAAGCAGAAGACGGTATGGTCATCAAAACAAATACAGAGAAGATCAAGGACAAGAGACAGGAAGCTCTGGCCAGGATACTCAAAGACCACCCAAGAGCCTGTCTCCTCTGCACTCAAAAAGAAGGTTGTTCCAGGGAACCCTGTTCAGAGGACGTCCCTATGGAAGAGAGGTGCTGTCCATTACTGGGCAAGTGTGAGCTCGAGAAGATCGCAGACTTCGTCGGAGTCCCCCAGAACCCGGGCAAGTATAAGTCTCTGAGAATCCCGTTGCTGGACGACGAGCCGTTGTTCAAGCGAGATTACAACCTCTGCATTGGCTGCATGAGGTGTGTCCGCGCATGCAAGGACCTGAGAGGCGTTGAAGCGCTTGGATATGTAATCAAAAACGGCACCACATACCTGGGCACCATCAATGGATCGAAGCTCAAGGACGCCGGGTGCAGGTTCTGCGGAGCCTGCGTTGAAGTGTGTCCCACAGGTGCACTGACCGACATCAAGCCTTTCACCCTTTCCGAGAAAGAGAAAGTTCTTGTCCCCTGCAGGGACGCTTGTCCGGCAGGAATAGACGTACCGGCGTATGTCCGGGCAATAGGCAGAGGCGAAACGGACAGAGCCCTCTCGATTATTTACGAAAGCGCTCCTCTTCCAGGAATTCTGGGCATGGTTTGCCACCATCCATGCGAAGATGTCTGCAGGAGGAAAGAGATAGAAGAACCCATCTCCATATGCGGCATCAAACGATTTGCTGCAGAAAATGGAAAGCTGACGCACGCCTCTCCCCTGCTTCCCTCTACCGGCAAAAAGGTCGCGGTGATAGGTTCTGGTCCAGCAGGGCTCAGTACTGCCCATTTCCTGAAGCTGAAAGGCCATCAAGTTACTGTTTTCGAAAGAGAAGAGAAACCAGGAGGAATCCTAAGATACGGCATTCCCGCGTACAGGCTGCCTGATGCAGTCCTGGACAGCGAGATATCAACTGTGCTGGACGGAATTGAATTGAAGACTGAAGCTGCTCTTGGTCAAGATTTCCAGCTGAAGGACCTGGCAGACGAGGGATTTGACTGCGTGTTTCTCTGCACCGGAGCCGGAGAGAGTAAGAAACTTGAGATACCGGGCTCAGACAGTGAAGGTGTATATTGGGGCCTTGACTTCTTGAAGGAGATTAACAAGGGTGACAAACCAGCTCTCGGCGAGAACGTCGCGGTCATAGGCGGAGGAAATGTCGCCTTTGACGTTGCGCTGTGCTGCCTCAGGCTGGGAGTTCGACAGGTGACCGTCGTCTGCCTGGAGTGTAAATCTGAGATGCCCGCTTTCAATAAAGAGATAGATACTGCCAAAGAGGAAGCGGTCAGAATAATGAACTCCTGGGGACCAAAAGAGATAGAGTGCGCGGATGGCAAAGTCAAAGGAGTCTTCCTGAAGAAATGCACAGAGGTGTTCGACAAGAAAGGGAACTTCTCTCCTCAATACGACGAATCAGTCGTGGAACACATCGATGCTGACAATGTGATTCTTTCCATAGGCCAGGAGCCAGATGTGGATCTCATCTCTCTCCCTGGCATGCCAGAACACGATTCTTCAAGACTCCTTAGAGCAGAAGATACGAGAACAAACATCCCTACAGTGTTCGCTGGCGGGGATGCCACAAGAGGTCCTTCATCGGTAATTGAGGCTGTTGCAGACGGTAGGAAGGCCGCCGACGAAATCGACAGATTCCTGGGAGGCAGGGGCCCCGTTCGTACTTCCGGGCCTCAGCCCGCGAACCCTGAGATTGGTCGGGACGAACAGTTCTGTGAGCGTCTCAGAGTGGCAATGCCATGCGCTGATCCGTACGAGAGAGGAAAATCGTTCACCCCCATAGAACTTGGATATGGTGAGAAAGAGGCAGGCATCGAAGCAAACCGTTGCCTTCAATGCGACCTGAGACTACAGATTACTGAAGCTACTCTTCCTCCTGAGAAGTGGATACTTCTTGATCGTGAAGCTTTGAATGAAATCCCTGAAAAGGAAGGCGTGTACCAGCTGGCAGGCGAGAAGAAGATGGTGACAAAGATAGCCGGAACTCAGAATCTTCTACAATCACT